Proteins encoded in a region of the Vicia villosa cultivar HV-30 ecotype Madison, WI linkage group LG5, Vvil1.0, whole genome shotgun sequence genome:
- the LOC131602738 gene encoding dihydrolipoyllysine-residue acetyltransferase component 1 of pyruvate dehydrogenase complex, mitochondrial-like produces MPALSPTMTQGNIAKWRKKEGDKIAVGDILCEIETDKATLEFESLEEGFLAKILVPDGSKDVPVGQPIAITSRLERRKGIGYLVLEPHLRLWFLYQRNPQVFQVTLKRLMF; encoded by the exons ATGCCAGCTTTATCTCCTACAATG ACCCAAGGTAATATTGCGAAATGGAGGAAAAAAGAAGGGGATAAG ATAGCAGTGGGTGATATACTTTGTGAAATTGAAACTGACAAAGCTACGCTTGAATTTGAAAGTCTTGAAGAAGG ATTTCTGGCTAAGATATTGGTGCCTGATGGTTCAAAGGATGTGCCGGTTGGACAACCGATTGCAATAACA AGTCGGTTGGAAAGAAGAAAGGGAATAGGGTATTTGGTCTTGGAACCGCATCTAAGACTTTGGTTTCTGTATCAAAGAAACCCTCAAGTCTTTCAAGTGACTCTCAAGAGGTTGATGTTTTGA